A stretch of the Ochrobactrum sp. BTU1 genome encodes the following:
- the purQ gene encoding phosphoribosylformylglycinamidine synthase subunit PurQ, which yields MKAAVVLLPGLNRDRDMIAAITKISGQAPITVWQTDTSIPDDVDLILIPGGFSYGDYLRCGAIAARMPVMQAIREKADKGVMVIGVCNGFQILVEAGMLPGALMRNTSLKFVCREVKLEVSNANTSFTRGYQPGQIIRCPVAHHDGNYFADAETLKRVEGEGQVVFRYADGTNPNGSVNDIAGIVNARGNVLGMMPHPENLIEGAHGGDDGRALFAGALGIAA from the coding sequence ATGAAAGCAGCAGTCGTTCTTCTTCCGGGCCTCAACCGTGACCGCGACATGATTGCGGCCATCACTAAGATTTCCGGTCAGGCACCAATCACCGTATGGCAGACAGACACGAGCATCCCCGATGATGTTGATCTGATCCTGATTCCCGGCGGTTTCTCTTATGGCGATTACCTGCGTTGCGGTGCAATTGCAGCGCGTATGCCGGTAATGCAGGCCATTCGCGAGAAGGCCGACAAGGGTGTCATGGTTATTGGCGTCTGCAACGGCTTCCAGATTCTCGTCGAAGCAGGAATGCTGCCAGGTGCGCTGATGCGCAACACGTCGCTGAAGTTCGTCTGCCGCGAAGTGAAGCTCGAAGTCAGCAATGCGAATACCTCGTTCACACGCGGTTATCAGCCAGGCCAGATCATCCGTTGCCCGGTTGCCCATCATGACGGCAACTATTTTGCTGATGCAGAAACACTGAAGCGGGTCGAAGGCGAAGGCCAGGTTGTGTTCCGTTATGCAGACGGCACCAATCCGAACGGTTCGGTCAATGACATTGCGGGCATCGTCAATGCGCGCGGCAATGTTCTCGGCATGATGCCACATCCTGAAAACCTGATCGAAGGTGCACATGGCGGCGATGACGGCCGTGCACTTTTTGCAGGCGCATTGGGTATCGCAGCTTAA
- the purS gene encoding phosphoribosylformylglycinamidine synthase subunit PurS: MIKARVTVTLKNGVLDPQGKAIVGALGSLGFEGINSARQGKVFDLELEGSDKAKAEAEIKAMCEKLLANTVIEDYAIVIA; the protein is encoded by the coding sequence GTGATCAAGGCACGCGTCACCGTTACACTGAAAAACGGCGTTCTCGACCCGCAGGGCAAAGCTATTGTCGGCGCGCTCGGCAGCCTGGGCTTCGAAGGCATCAATTCCGCCCGTCAGGGCAAGGTCTTCGATCTCGAACTCGAAGGCTCGGACAAGGCGAAAGCTGAAGCCGAAATCAAGGCCATGTGCGAGAAGCTGCTCGCCAACACGGTTATTGAAGATTACGCAATCGTCATCGCCTGA
- a CDS encoding phosphoribosylaminoimidazolesuccinocarboxamide synthase, producing the protein MNRRRRIYEGKAKILYEGPEPGTLVQFFKDDATAFNAKKHEVVDGKGVLNNRISEHIFTQLNRIGIPTHFIRRLNMREQLIKEVEIIPLEVVVRNVAAGSMSKRLGLEEGTVLPRSIIEFYYKADALDDPMVTEEHITAFGWASPQEIDDIMALAIRVNDFLTGLFLGIGIQLVDFKMECGRLFEGDMMRIVVADEISPDSARLWDVNTNDKLDKDRFRRDMGGLVEAYQEVARRLGIMNENDTPRPSGPTLVK; encoded by the coding sequence ATGAACCGTCGCCGCCGTATTTACGAGGGCAAGGCCAAGATTCTTTATGAAGGCCCTGAACCCGGTACTCTTGTCCAGTTCTTCAAAGATGACGCAACCGCGTTCAACGCGAAGAAGCATGAAGTTGTTGACGGAAAAGGCGTGTTGAACAACCGCATCTCCGAGCACATTTTCACCCAGCTGAACCGCATTGGTATTCCAACCCACTTCATCCGCCGCCTCAACATGCGTGAGCAGCTGATCAAGGAAGTTGAGATCATCCCGCTTGAAGTCGTTGTTCGCAACGTCGCCGCAGGCTCGATGTCCAAGCGTCTGGGCCTCGAAGAAGGCACGGTTCTGCCCCGCTCGATCATCGAGTTCTATTACAAGGCAGACGCCCTCGATGACCCAATGGTCACCGAAGAACACATCACCGCTTTCGGCTGGGCCAGCCCGCAGGAAATCGACGACATCATGGCTCTCGCCATCCGCGTCAACGACTTCCTCACCGGTCTGTTCCTGGGCATCGGCATCCAGCTTGTTGATTTCAAGATGGAATGCGGACGTCTGTTTGAAGGCGACATGATGCGCATCGTCGTTGCCGACGAAATTTCGCCAGACTCGGCGCGCCTTTGGGATGTCAACACAAATGACAAGCTCGATAAGGACCGTTTCCGCCGCGATATGGGCGGGCTGGTTGAGGCCTATCAGGAAGTAGCGCGCCGTCTCGGCATCATGAACGAGAACGACACGCCCCGTCCTTCCGGCCCTACGCTTGTGAAGTAA
- a CDS encoding DUF1476 domain-containing protein: MATGMDDRRNAFESKFALDAELRFKAEARRNKILGLWAAQLLGKHDADADAYAREVVAADFEEAGDEDVFRKLRADFDAADVKVTDETIREKMFAFLEEAIQQVQKD, translated from the coding sequence ATGGCCACTGGCATGGATGATCGCCGCAACGCATTTGAAAGCAAATTCGCACTGGATGCAGAACTTCGCTTCAAGGCAGAGGCTCGCCGTAACAAGATCCTCGGCCTCTGGGCTGCACAGCTTCTTGGCAAGCACGATGCAGACGCTGATGCCTATGCTCGTGAAGTTGTTGCCGCTGACTTTGAAGAAGCTGGCGATGAAGACGTTTTCCGCAAACTACGCGCCGATTTCGATGCGGCAGATGTGAAGGTAACGGACGAAACCATTCGCGAGAAAATGTTTGCTTTCCTTGAGGAAGCGATCCAGCAGGTTCAGAAAGACTAA
- a CDS encoding HpcH/HpaI aldolase/citrate lyase family protein, translating into MSMSLSSRLRAGETVLSAWSSLPEALTVEVLAHSSFEAVTLDMQHGGHDEQSVLRSLGLILNAGKPPVVRIPVGRFDMASRALDFGAQAVIAPMINSVEDARKFAAAMKYPPIGERSWGVFRANADYGAPGSNDYLVTANQDTLAFAMIETRDAYDALDAILDVRGIDGVFVGPADFSIAWSNGREANPDSEAIIEPVSIIARKAAAAGKFAGIYSPSAEFARRYIPLGFQFLTLGNDSGYLRLGAKTLVDAVRA; encoded by the coding sequence ATAAGCATGTCTTTGTCTTCGCGTCTTCGTGCCGGAGAAACAGTTCTTTCCGCGTGGTCATCTCTACCGGAAGCACTGACAGTTGAAGTTCTGGCGCACAGCTCCTTTGAAGCAGTTACGCTTGATATGCAGCATGGCGGCCATGATGAGCAGAGCGTGTTGCGCAGTCTCGGATTGATCCTCAATGCTGGTAAGCCGCCAGTCGTTCGTATCCCGGTTGGTCGCTTCGATATGGCAAGCCGCGCGCTCGATTTTGGTGCACAGGCCGTGATTGCGCCAATGATCAACTCGGTTGAAGACGCGCGTAAGTTTGCAGCCGCAATGAAGTACCCGCCGATTGGCGAGCGTTCATGGGGTGTTTTCCGCGCCAATGCTGATTACGGAGCGCCGGGCTCGAACGATTATCTCGTAACCGCCAATCAGGACACGCTGGCTTTCGCCATGATCGAAACGCGCGATGCCTATGATGCGCTGGATGCGATTCTTGACGTGCGCGGTATCGATGGCGTTTTCGTAGGTCCTGCCGACTTCTCGATTGCCTGGAGCAATGGCCGTGAAGCCAATCCGGATTCCGAAGCGATCATCGAGCCAGTGAGCATCATCGCTCGTAAGGCCGCAGCTGCTGGAAAATTCGCTGGCATTTATTCGCCGTCAGCAGAGTTCGCACGGCGCTACATCCCGCTTGGCTTCCAGTTCCTGACACTTGGAAACGATAGCGGCTATCTGCGCCTCGGCGCAAAAACGCTCGTTGACGCTGTCCGGGCTTAA
- a CDS encoding alpha/beta hydrolase gives MKVKDADILIIPGYTNSGPDHWQTRWENKLSTARRVEQAEWSKPVKDDWVAQLVKAANETTKPIVLVAHSLGVATALHALPQIQHKVAGAFFVAPPDVSNEKIRPKHLMTFGPYPRERLPFPTITVVSRNDPFSSFEAAEDIVKDWGALLIDAGDAGHINSESGHGPWPEGSMVFAEFMTNLQPPKMH, from the coding sequence ATGAAAGTCAAAGACGCAGATATTCTTATCATCCCCGGCTACACCAATTCCGGACCCGACCATTGGCAGACGCGCTGGGAGAATAAACTCTCGACGGCACGACGTGTCGAACAGGCCGAATGGTCGAAGCCAGTCAAAGACGATTGGGTGGCACAGCTGGTCAAAGCAGCCAATGAGACGACGAAGCCGATCGTGCTTGTTGCTCATTCGCTTGGCGTTGCAACTGCGCTTCACGCTCTTCCGCAAATTCAGCACAAGGTAGCCGGTGCTTTCTTTGTAGCGCCTCCCGATGTGTCGAACGAAAAGATCCGGCCAAAGCACCTGATGACATTCGGCCCTTATCCGCGTGAGCGCCTGCCATTTCCGACGATTACCGTCGTCAGCCGCAATGATCCCTTCTCAAGCTTTGAAGCAGCAGAAGATATCGTCAAGGATTGGGGCGCACTGCTGATTGACGCCGGTGATGCAGGTCATATCAATTCGGAATCCGGACATGGCCCGTGGCCAGAAGGCTCTATGGTTTTTGCTGAATTTATGACCAATCTTCAGCCGCCAAAAATGCATTGA
- a CDS encoding VOC family protein, with product MTETLKMAAADKGGSTAATVKSAPLPFAMTTPVRVARIGLKARDAETLAEYYRDVVGLREMTRRGASIVLGAGDRELMEIEQFSAAKPDDPRSAGLYHTAFLLPTRGDLARWSRRAIDKQLPVAGASDHNVSEAIYLTDPEGNGIEIYSDRPHNTWQWNGDRVKMGTEALDVKNLLDLIDREGGEWNGAPQNTVVGHVHLRVGNAKDAESFWHQQLGFDTVQTYGDKAVFLSTGGYHHHIGANAWQSSGAGLRDKDRTGLAWVEMEDTRGGNNHVFEDPWGNVINTIKKSA from the coding sequence ATGACTGAAACACTGAAGATGGCCGCTGCTGATAAGGGTGGTTCGACCGCTGCCACTGTAAAGAGCGCTCCTTTGCCTTTTGCTATGACGACACCGGTACGTGTGGCGCGCATTGGTCTGAAAGCGCGCGATGCAGAAACCCTGGCTGAGTATTATCGTGATGTCGTAGGCTTGCGTGAAATGACGCGTCGTGGCGCTTCCATTGTATTGGGTGCAGGCGACCGTGAATTGATGGAAATCGAGCAGTTTTCGGCTGCCAAGCCTGATGATCCACGCAGCGCTGGTCTCTACCACACGGCTTTCCTGCTGCCGACTCGTGGCGATCTCGCCCGCTGGTCGCGCCGCGCCATCGACAAGCAGCTGCCTGTTGCCGGTGCGTCTGATCATAATGTCAGCGAGGCAATCTACCTGACTGATCCTGAAGGCAACGGTATCGAGATCTATTCCGACCGTCCACACAATACGTGGCAGTGGAATGGTGATCGCGTGAAGATGGGCACCGAGGCGCTCGACGTGAAGAACCTTCTCGACCTTATTGATCGTGAAGGTGGTGAATGGAACGGCGCACCGCAAAACACGGTTGTTGGTCACGTTCACTTGCGCGTTGGCAACGCGAAGGATGCTGAATCCTTTTGGCATCAGCAGTTGGGCTTTGACACCGTTCAGACCTATGGCGACAAGGCCGTGTTTCTGTCCACTGGCGGCTATCACCACCACATTGGTGCTAATGCCTGGCAGAGTTCAGGTGCCGGCTTGCGCGATAAGGATCGCACAGGTCTTGCATGGGTCGAAATGGAAGATACGCGTGGCGGTAATAACCACGTCTTTGAAGACCCATGGGGTAATGTGATCAATACGATCAAAAAGAGCGCGTAA
- a CDS encoding adenylosuccinate lyase, producing the protein MIPRYSRPEMVAIWSPETKFRIWFEIEAYACEALAELGVIPKEAAKTIWEKGDAAKFDVARIDEIEAVTKHDVIAFLTHLAEFIGPDSRFVHQGMTSSDVLDTTLNVQLVRAADLLLADMDRVLAALKKRAFEHKDTVRIGRSHGIHAEPTTMGLTFARFYAEMERNRARLVAARAEIATGAVSGAVGTFANIDPRVEEYVCEKLGLEAEPVSTQVIPRDRHAMFFATLGVIASSIENVAIEIRHMQRTEVLEAEEFFSPGQKGSSAMPHKRNPVLTENLTGLARLVRMSVVPAMENVALWHERDISHSSVERAIGPDTTITLDFALNRLAGVVEKLVIYPENMLKNMNKFRGLVHSQRVLLALTQAGVSREDSYRLVQRNAMKVWEQGADFLEELLGDAEVRAALSEEQIREKFDLGYHTKHVDTIFKRVFG; encoded by the coding sequence ATGATCCCGCGCTATTCCCGACCAGAAATGGTCGCCATCTGGTCTCCCGAAACCAAATTCCGCATCTGGTTCGAAATTGAGGCCTATGCATGTGAGGCGCTTGCCGAACTCGGCGTAATCCCTAAAGAAGCCGCAAAGACGATCTGGGAAAAGGGTGATGCCGCCAAGTTCGACGTTGCGCGCATCGACGAAATCGAAGCCGTCACCAAACATGACGTCATCGCGTTCCTGACGCATCTGGCAGAATTCATCGGCCCAGACAGCCGCTTCGTGCATCAGGGCATGACCTCGTCGGACGTACTAGACACCACGCTCAATGTGCAGCTCGTTCGCGCAGCTGATCTGCTTCTCGCAGACATGGATCGTGTGCTTGCAGCGCTTAAGAAGCGCGCATTTGAACACAAGGATACCGTTCGTATCGGCCGCAGCCATGGCATCCATGCCGAGCCAACCACAATGGGTCTGACTTTCGCACGTTTCTACGCCGAAATGGAACGCAACCGCGCGCGTCTCGTTGCGGCACGCGCAGAAATCGCGACCGGTGCCGTATCGGGCGCTGTTGGCACCTTCGCCAACATCGATCCACGCGTTGAAGAATATGTCTGCGAAAAGCTCGGTCTCGAAGCAGAGCCAGTTTCAACGCAGGTTATTCCGCGCGACCGTCACGCCATGTTCTTCGCAACGCTCGGCGTTATCGCTTCGTCGATTGAGAACGTAGCCATTGAAATCCGCCACATGCAGCGCACGGAAGTTCTGGAAGCAGAAGAGTTCTTCTCGCCCGGCCAGAAAGGCTCGTCGGCGATGCCGCACAAGCGCAACCCTGTTCTAACCGAAAACCTGACCGGCCTCGCCCGTCTGGTTCGTATGTCGGTTGTGCCTGCGATGGAAAATGTCGCTCTCTGGCATGAACGCGATATTTCGCATTCGAGCGTTGAGCGTGCGATTGGCCCAGACACCACTATCACACTCGACTTCGCGCTGAACCGCCTGGCTGGCGTTGTCGAAAAGCTGGTGATCTACCCGGAAAACATGCTGAAAAACATGAACAAGTTCCGTGGTCTTGTGCATTCGCAGCGCGTTCTGCTCGCACTCACACAGGCTGGCGTTTCGCGTGAAGATTCTTACCGCCTCGTGCAGCGTAATGCCATGAAGGTCTGGGAACAGGGTGCAGACTTCCTCGAAGAACTGCTCGGTGACGCGGAAGTGCGTGCAGCACTTTCCGAAGAACAGATCCGCGAAAAATTCGATCTTGGCTATCACACCAAGCATGTTGATACGATCTTCAAGCGCGTTTTCGGCTGA
- a CDS encoding ribulose-phosphate 3-epimerase yields the protein MRPIAIAPSILSADFARLGEEVDAVLEAGADWIHIDVMDGHFVPNITFGPQVVKAIRPRTKAFFDTHLMIAPCDPYLEPFADAGCDLITIHAEAGAHTHRSLQSIRALGKKSGLALNPATPVEALTNVIDDVDLVLVMTVNPGFGGQKFIAPMLDKISQVREMIGDRPIDIEVDGGITPETAGSVVAAGANILVAGSAVYKGNSVESYAANIKAIREAAEAAR from the coding sequence ATGCGTCCTATCGCTATCGCCCCATCCATCCTTTCCGCCGACTTTGCGCGTCTGGGAGAAGAAGTCGATGCCGTGCTTGAAGCCGGTGCCGACTGGATTCATATCGACGTTATGGATGGTCATTTCGTGCCGAACATCACGTTCGGTCCGCAGGTAGTGAAAGCAATTCGTCCACGCACCAAGGCTTTCTTCGACACGCATCTGATGATCGCGCCTTGCGATCCATATCTTGAACCATTTGCGGATGCTGGCTGCGATCTCATCACAATCCACGCAGAAGCTGGCGCACATACACACCGCTCGCTCCAGAGCATCCGCGCTTTGGGCAAAAAGTCTGGTCTGGCGCTCAATCCAGCAACCCCTGTCGAAGCATTGACCAACGTCATTGATGATGTTGATCTCGTTCTCGTCATGACGGTCAATCCGGGCTTTGGCGGCCAGAAGTTCATTGCGCCGATGCTCGACAAGATCAGCCAAGTGCGTGAGATGATTGGCGACCGCCCGATCGATATCGAAGTGGATGGCGGCATCACGCCTGAGACTGCCGGATCGGTTGTTGCAGCCGGTGCAAATATTCTCGTTGCGGGTTCTGCCGTTTACAAAGGCAACTCGGTTGAGAGCTATGCCGCTAACATCAAAGCCATTCGCGAAGCAGCAGAAGCTGCACGATAA
- a CDS encoding lipid A biosynthesis lauroyl acyltransferase, whose protein sequence is MFKIKLLLFKWSRKLKQFNYWLWAQAVFMALALLRLLPAKSAIRFSAWFARKVGPLTPRHKVATNNLRLAYPEKSDAEIEKIAVEMWDSMARLFAEYIFLDAIFDFDPNATEPGLIEVDGIPIFERLRNETKPHIFFTAHTGNFELLPICAGTFGLDVTALFRPPNNPYIAKTVLKARKTNMGHLVPSKAGAAWSLARVLDAGGNVGMLVDQKFQRGIPSTFFDRPVKTNPLLAKLARQYDCDVYPARCIRLPGGRYRLELKERMELPRDEKGEIDIAATAQLLNDTVEEWVREYPGQWMWFHKRWG, encoded by the coding sequence ATGTTCAAGATTAAGCTTCTTCTCTTCAAATGGTCGCGTAAGCTCAAGCAGTTCAACTACTGGCTTTGGGCGCAGGCCGTCTTTATGGCTCTGGCGCTGCTGCGTCTCCTGCCTGCGAAAAGCGCAATCCGCTTTTCTGCATGGTTCGCACGCAAGGTGGGACCACTGACGCCACGGCACAAGGTGGCAACCAACAATCTGCGCCTTGCCTATCCTGAGAAGAGCGATGCTGAAATTGAAAAGATCGCCGTCGAAATGTGGGATTCGATGGCGCGTCTTTTCGCGGAATATATCTTTCTCGATGCGATATTCGATTTTGATCCCAATGCGACCGAGCCCGGTCTTATCGAAGTTGACGGCATTCCGATTTTCGAGCGTCTCCGCAACGAGACCAAGCCGCATATCTTTTTCACCGCACATACCGGCAATTTCGAGCTTCTGCCGATCTGTGCCGGTACGTTTGGTCTCGATGTAACAGCCCTCTTCCGCCCGCCGAACAATCCCTATATTGCGAAGACCGTCCTCAAAGCACGCAAAACCAATATGGGACATCTGGTGCCATCAAAGGCCGGTGCCGCTTGGTCGCTGGCGCGTGTTCTGGATGCTGGCGGTAATGTCGGGATGCTGGTGGACCAGAAGTTCCAGCGTGGCATTCCCTCCACCTTCTTTGATCGCCCGGTAAAAACCAATCCGTTGCTCGCCAAACTCGCGCGACAGTATGATTGCGATGTCTATCCGGCGCGCTGCATACGCCTGCCTGGCGGTCGATATCGGCTTGAGCTGAAAGAGCGCATGGAGCTGCCACGCGACGAAAAAGGCGAGATCGATATCGCCGCGACCGCGCAGCTTCTCAACGATACCGTTGAGGAATGGGTGCGCGAATATCCTGGCCAGTGGATGTGGTTCCACAAGCGTTGGGGCTAG
- a CDS encoding zinc-binding dehydrogenase — MRALQLLDDRRLEMTDIAPPAAPGNGEVTVRIKAVALNHIDVWGWRGMAFAKRKMPLVIGAEASGIVDAIGPGVSNVLPGQLVSIYGARTCGLCKACREGRDNLCEHVGGVHGFHLDGFACEAVNLPARLLVPAPPGVDAIGAAVAPVTFGTVEHMLFDNAKLQPGETVLVQAGGSGIGSAAIQLAKKMGCTVITTVGSDDKIEKAKALGADHVINYRVDRFEGVVRKLTKKKGVDVVFEHVGADTWAGSMLCMKRGARLVTCGSTSGVSTNMNLMQLFQQQLKILGSFGCRMENMADAMQKMAQGVVHPVIDTIVGFDDIGTALKRMEGRDVFGKIVLQID; from the coding sequence ATGCGCGCCCTACAGCTCCTCGACGATCGTCGCCTTGAAATGACCGATATTGCTCCGCCTGCCGCACCCGGCAATGGCGAAGTTACGGTCCGTATCAAGGCCGTCGCACTCAACCATATCGACGTATGGGGCTGGCGCGGCATGGCATTTGCCAAGCGTAAGATGCCACTGGTTATCGGCGCGGAAGCTTCCGGCATTGTCGATGCAATCGGCCCGGGCGTATCAAATGTTCTGCCAGGCCAGCTCGTGTCGATCTATGGCGCACGCACCTGTGGTCTGTGTAAGGCCTGCCGCGAAGGTCGCGATAATCTCTGTGAACACGTAGGCGGCGTTCATGGCTTCCATCTCGATGGCTTCGCCTGTGAAGCCGTTAATCTGCCAGCACGTCTGCTCGTTCCAGCACCTCCCGGCGTTGACGCCATTGGCGCTGCGGTCGCTCCTGTTACCTTTGGTACGGTCGAGCATATGCTGTTTGACAATGCGAAACTCCAGCCGGGCGAAACCGTTCTGGTTCAGGCTGGCGGTTCCGGCATTGGTTCGGCTGCGATCCAGCTTGCCAAGAAGATGGGCTGTACAGTCATCACAACGGTTGGCTCTGACGATAAGATCGAAAAAGCCAAGGCGCTGGGTGCCGATCACGTCATCAACTACCGCGTTGACCGCTTTGAAGGTGTTGTGCGTAAGCTCACCAAAAAGAAGGGCGTTGACGTTGTGTTTGAGCATGTTGGTGCCGACACATGGGCAGGCTCAATGCTCTGCATGAAGCGCGGTGCGCGTCTCGTCACTTGTGGTTCGACCTCCGGTGTTTCAACCAATATGAACCTGATGCAGCTCTTCCAGCAGCAGCTTAAAATCCTCGGCTCCTTCGGTTGCCGCATGGAAAACATGGCTGATGCGATGCAGAAAATGGCGCAGGGCGTTGTTCATCCAGTGATCGACACCATTGTCGGCTTTGACGACATCGGTACGGCTCTCAAGCGCATGGAAGGCCGCGACGTGTTCGGCAAGATCGTGTTGCAGATCGACTAA
- a CDS encoding beta-ketoacyl-ACP synthase → MTKYTDHLGRPIVAITGAGVVSSLGQGKEDNWAALTGGRSGIHKITRFPSDNLNTRFAGTVDFLPESEVGASPLSEALARLAGEEALAQSGLSVTNFGGPLFLAAPPVELDWKSRFALDASIKDEGPASYQLLLEACRRARQDALFNTTQFGYIAERLSEAFGTRGLPVTLSTACASGATAIQLGVEAIRRGESDRVLSIGTDGSVSAEALIRFSLLSALSTQNDKPEKASKPFSKDRNGFAMAEGSGALVMESLESAIARGAKVLGILAGCGEKADDFHRTRSKPDASPAIGTVRAALADAGLTEDQLSYVNAHGTSTPENDKMEYLALSTVFGERLSSIPVSSNKSMIGHTLTAAGAIEAVFSLLTIETGTLPPTINYDNPDPAIPLDVVPNVKRDGQVSAVLSNSFGFGGQNTSLVLTANPN, encoded by the coding sequence ATGACCAAATATACAGACCATCTCGGCCGTCCCATCGTTGCAATTACCGGTGCAGGCGTTGTTTCCTCCCTTGGGCAGGGCAAGGAAGACAACTGGGCTGCACTGACCGGTGGGCGTTCCGGCATTCATAAAATCACACGCTTCCCATCCGATAATCTCAACACGCGCTTTGCGGGTACTGTTGATTTTCTGCCTGAAAGCGAAGTTGGTGCATCACCTCTTTCGGAAGCGCTTGCACGGCTTGCCGGTGAAGAAGCCCTCGCCCAGTCCGGTCTTTCAGTGACCAATTTCGGCGGACCGCTTTTCCTCGCAGCCCCTCCGGTTGAACTCGACTGGAAAAGCCGCTTTGCACTTGATGCCAGCATCAAGGATGAAGGCCCCGCAAGCTATCAGCTTCTGCTCGAAGCCTGCCGCCGTGCCCGTCAGGATGCCCTCTTCAATACGACGCAGTTCGGCTACATTGCCGAGCGTCTGTCTGAGGCTTTTGGCACACGCGGCCTGCCGGTGACTCTGTCGACCGCATGTGCTTCGGGCGCAACTGCGATTCAGCTTGGCGTTGAAGCCATTCGTCGCGGCGAAAGTGATCGTGTTCTCTCAATCGGTACCGACGGATCGGTCTCGGCAGAAGCTCTGATCCGTTTCTCTCTGCTATCGGCGCTGTCCACGCAGAATGACAAGCCGGAAAAGGCATCCAAGCCATTCTCCAAGGATCGTAACGGCTTTGCCATGGCTGAAGGCTCCGGCGCTCTGGTTATGGAATCGCTTGAAAGCGCCATCGCACGCGGTGCAAAAGTGCTCGGCATTCTCGCTGGTTGCGGTGAAAAGGCTGATGATTTCCATCGCACCCGCTCCAAGCCGGATGCCTCACCGGCAATCGGCACAGTGCGCGCAGCACTTGCAGATGCGGGACTGACCGAAGATCAGCTTTCCTATGTCAATGCTCACGGCACTTCGACACCTGAAAATGACAAGATGGAATATCTTGCCCTTTCAACCGTGTTTGGTGAACGGCTTTCTTCGATCCCTGTTTCGTCCAACAAGTCGATGATCGGTCACACACTGACCGCCGCTGGTGCGATTGAAGCCGTATTCTCGCTGCTGACGATTGAAACCGGCACATTGCCTCCGACCATCAATTACGACAATCCAGATCCGGCAATTCCGCTGGATGTCGTGCCAAATGTTAAGCGTGATGGACAGGTTTCTGCCGTGCTTTCCAACTCATTTGGCTTTGGTGGACAGAACACGAGCCTTGTTTTGACGGCAAATCCGAATTAA